Proteins encoded within one genomic window of Paramisgurnus dabryanus chromosome 13, PD_genome_1.1, whole genome shotgun sequence:
- the LOC135728164 gene encoding protein MTSS 1-like isoform X3, with the protein MMEAVIEKECSALGGLFHTIITDMKSSYPIWEDFINKAVKLQSQLRTTVVAVAAFLDAFQKVADLATSTRGGTRDIGSALTRMCMRHRSIEAKLRHFSMAFIECLINPLQEQMEEWKRGSNTLDKDHAKEYKRARQEIKKKSSDTLKLQKKAKKGRGDIQPQLDSAMQDVSDKYLLLEETEKQAVRKALIEERGRFCVFVSMLKPVVDEEMSMLGEIIHLQTIADDLKALTMDPHKLPPASEQVIHDLKGSDYSWSYQTPPSSPSTTMSRKSSMCSSLNSVNSSDSRSSGSHSHSPSPHYRYRSSTLPQQAPARLSSISSHDSGFISQDAFQSKSPSPMPSESAPQTTSSSASSDASETCQSISECSSPTSIGSGGAASCSEKDWAKPGPYDQPMVNTLRRKKEPKEVVDANGTSNGTAPSSQPIMANSPPEDAQGARSMTVVPKVDDMEVHEELTLALTRGLHLDTQRSSRDSLQCSSGYSTQTTTPCCSEDTIPSQGVCCEEVLLQTVSDYDYFSVSGEPEGDQQDFDKSSTIPRNSDISQSYRKMFQAKRPASTAGLPSTPGPVIVTPGVATIRRTPSTKPSIRRATMGTGPIPIKTPVIPVKTPTVPGFSSSLGGSSEEGEEQASPDSPNLGENGERVGILHGASWSGQASINPALPPGPQGSPGGPEDDPEDWDFADPQSDTMLLAIRRGVRLKKTMTNDRSAPRIA; encoded by the exons GTGGCACCAGAGACATCGGCTCAGCGCTCACTCGGATGTGCATGAGACACAGAAGCATTGAAGCCAAACTGCGGCACTTCTCTAT GGCATTTATTGAATGTCTGATAAACCCACTTCAGGAGCAAATGGAGGAATGGAAACGAGGGTCAAACACGCTGGATAAAGACCATGCTAAAG AATACAAAAGAGCTAGGCAGGAGATCAAGAAGAAATCTTCAGATACCCTCAAACTCCAAAAGAAAGCAAAGAAAG GGAGAGGAGATATTCAACCACAGCTTGACAGTGCCATGCAGGACGTGAGTGATAAATACCTGCTGCTGGAGGAGACGGAGAAGCAGGCGGTCAGGAAGGCTCTGATCGAGGAGAGAGGACGATTCTGTGTCTTTGTATCTATGCTCAAACCCGTGGTG GATGAAGAAATGTCTATGCTGGGAGAGATCATTCACCTGCAGACCATTGCTGATGACCTGAAGGCTTTGACCATGGACCCACACAAATTGCCACCGGCAAGCGAACAG GTCATACATGATCTGAAAGGTTCAGACTACAGCTGGTCCTACCAAACCCCTCCATCTTCTCCCAGTACTACTATGTCCAGAAAGTCTAGTATGTGCAG CAGTCTGAACAGTGTGAACAGTAGTGACTCCAGATCCAGTGGGTCGCACTCTCACTCCCCTTCCCCACACTATCGCTATCGCAGCTCGACACTGCCGCAGCAGGCCCCGGCGCGCCTCTCCAGCATCTCATCCCACGACTCGGGCTTCATCTCGCAAGACGCCTTCCAGTCCAAGTCACCCTCCCCGATGCCCTCCGAATCGGCCCCGCAG ACAACCTCTAGCTCCGCCTCCTCGGATGCCTCtgagacctgtcaatcaatcaGCGAGTGCAGTTCTCCCACTTCCATTGGCTCAGGTGGCGCCGCTTCCTGTTCAGAAAAG GACTGGGCTAAACCTGGTCCTTACGATCAGCCCATGGTGAACACACTGAGGAGAAAAAAGGAACCAAAGGAAGTAGTGGACGCAAATGGCACTTCAAATGGCACGGCCCCTTCTTCTCAACCAATCATGGCCAATTCTCCTCCTGAGGATGCTCAGGGGGCCAGAAGCATGACTGTTGTACCAAAG GTGGATGATATGGAGGTCCATGAGGAGTTGACCCTGGCACTGACCCGAGGTCTTCATCTGGACACTCAACGCTCCAGTCGTGACTCTTTACAGTGTTCCAGTGGCTACAGCACTCAGACAACAACACCCTGCTGTTCAGAGGACACCATTCCCTCCCAAGGTGTTTGTTGTGAAGAGGTTTTGCTGCAAACAG tGTCCGACTACGATTACTTTTCTGTAAGTGGAGAACCAGAGGGGGATCAGCAGGATTTCGACAAGTCATCGACTATCCCGCGCAACAGTGACATCAGCCAGTCCTACCGCAAGATGTTTCAAGCCAAGCGTCCGGCTTCCACGGCCGGTCTTCCCTCCACTCCCGGCCCTGTGATCGTCACGCCCGGTGTGGCTACGATCCGTCGTACGCCCTCCACCAAACCCTCCATCCGTAGAGCCACCATGGGCACTGGCCCTATCCCCATCAAAACCCCCGTCATCCCAGTAAAGACGCCCACGGTGCCTGGCTTTTCCAGCTCACTAGGGGGCAGCAGTGAAGAAGGAGAGGAGCAAGCCAGCCCCGACTCGCCTAACCTGGGAGAAAACGGGGAGCGGGTGGGAATCCTCCATGGGGCATCGTGGAGTGGCCAGGCCTCCATTAACCCTGCTTTGCCACCTGGACCACAAGGTTCACCCGGTGGACCTGAAGACGACCCAGAGGACTGGGATTTTGCGGACCCGCAGAGCGACACTATGCTTCTGGCGATCCGCAGAGGGGTCAGGCTAAAGAAGACCATGACCAACGACCGCTCTGCGCCACGAATTGCGTGA
- the LOC135728164 gene encoding protein MTSS 1-like isoform X5, translating to MMEAVIEKECSALGGLFHTIITDMKSSYPIWEDFINKAVKLQSQLRTTVVAVAAFLDAFQKVADLATSTRGGTRDIGSALTRMCMRHRSIEAKLRHFSMAFIECLINPLQEQMEEWKRGSNTLDKDHAKEYKRARQEIKKKSSDTLKLQKKAKKGRGDIQPQLDSAMQDVSDKYLLLEETEKQAVRKALIEERGRFCVFVSMLKPVVDEEMSMLGEIIHLQTIADDLKALTMDPHKLPPASEQVIHDLKGSDYSWSYQTPPSSPSTTMSRKSSMCSSLNSVNSSDSRSSGSHSHSPSPHYRYRSSTLPQQAPARLSSISSHDSGFISQDAFQSKSPSPMPSESAPQTTSSSASSDASETCQSISECSSPTSIGSGGAASCSEKLSNGYDHYTLGESSYLNGGGMGGQYPFFPHAASISSSSSSSSSTLRSWSRPGSALLSDYPHYCTLASGMIPSSKVPSWKDWAKPGPYDQPMVNTLRRKKEPKEVVDANGTSNGTAPSSQPIMANSPPEDAQGARSMTVVPKVDDMEVHEELTLALTRGLHLDTQRSSRDSLQCSSGYSTQTTTPCCSEDTIPSQVSDYDYFSVSGEPEGDQQDFDKSSTIPRNSDISQSYRKMFQAKRPASTAGLPSTPGPVIVTPGVATIRRTPSTKPSIRRATMGTGPIPIKTPVIPVKTPTVPGFSSSLGGSSEEGEEQASPDSPNLGENGERVGILHGASWSGQASINPALPPGPQGSPGGPEDDPEDWDFADPQSDTMLLAIRRGVRLKKTMTNDRSAPRIA from the exons GTGGCACCAGAGACATCGGCTCAGCGCTCACTCGGATGTGCATGAGACACAGAAGCATTGAAGCCAAACTGCGGCACTTCTCTAT GGCATTTATTGAATGTCTGATAAACCCACTTCAGGAGCAAATGGAGGAATGGAAACGAGGGTCAAACACGCTGGATAAAGACCATGCTAAAG AATACAAAAGAGCTAGGCAGGAGATCAAGAAGAAATCTTCAGATACCCTCAAACTCCAAAAGAAAGCAAAGAAAG GGAGAGGAGATATTCAACCACAGCTTGACAGTGCCATGCAGGACGTGAGTGATAAATACCTGCTGCTGGAGGAGACGGAGAAGCAGGCGGTCAGGAAGGCTCTGATCGAGGAGAGAGGACGATTCTGTGTCTTTGTATCTATGCTCAAACCCGTGGTG GATGAAGAAATGTCTATGCTGGGAGAGATCATTCACCTGCAGACCATTGCTGATGACCTGAAGGCTTTGACCATGGACCCACACAAATTGCCACCGGCAAGCGAACAG GTCATACATGATCTGAAAGGTTCAGACTACAGCTGGTCCTACCAAACCCCTCCATCTTCTCCCAGTACTACTATGTCCAGAAAGTCTAGTATGTGCAG CAGTCTGAACAGTGTGAACAGTAGTGACTCCAGATCCAGTGGGTCGCACTCTCACTCCCCTTCCCCACACTATCGCTATCGCAGCTCGACACTGCCGCAGCAGGCCCCGGCGCGCCTCTCCAGCATCTCATCCCACGACTCGGGCTTCATCTCGCAAGACGCCTTCCAGTCCAAGTCACCCTCCCCGATGCCCTCCGAATCGGCCCCGCAG ACAACCTCTAGCTCCGCCTCCTCGGATGCCTCtgagacctgtcaatcaatcaGCGAGTGCAGTTCTCCCACTTCCATTGGCTCAGGTGGCGCCGCTTCCTGTTCAGAAAAG TTATCAAACGGCTATGATCATTACACGCTGGGAGAGTCGTCGTACCTGAACGGCGGGGGAATGGGAGGGCAGTACCCTTTTTTTCCCCACGCCGCCTCCATTTCCTCTTCCtcatcctcctcttcctccacaCTGCGTTCATGGTCACGCCCGGGCTCAGCCCTCCTGTCCGATTACCCCCACTATTGCACCCTGGCCTCAGGCATGATCCCTTCCTCCAAAGTCCCCAGCTGGAAG GACTGGGCTAAACCTGGTCCTTACGATCAGCCCATGGTGAACACACTGAGGAGAAAAAAGGAACCAAAGGAAGTAGTGGACGCAAATGGCACTTCAAATGGCACGGCCCCTTCTTCTCAACCAATCATGGCCAATTCTCCTCCTGAGGATGCTCAGGGGGCCAGAAGCATGACTGTTGTACCAAAG GTGGATGATATGGAGGTCCATGAGGAGTTGACCCTGGCACTGACCCGAGGTCTTCATCTGGACACTCAACGCTCCAGTCGTGACTCTTTACAGTGTTCCAGTGGCTACAGCACTCAGACAACAACACCCTGCTGTTCAGAGGACACCATTCCCTCCCAAG tGTCCGACTACGATTACTTTTCTGTAAGTGGAGAACCAGAGGGGGATCAGCAGGATTTCGACAAGTCATCGACTATCCCGCGCAACAGTGACATCAGCCAGTCCTACCGCAAGATGTTTCAAGCCAAGCGTCCGGCTTCCACGGCCGGTCTTCCCTCCACTCCCGGCCCTGTGATCGTCACGCCCGGTGTGGCTACGATCCGTCGTACGCCCTCCACCAAACCCTCCATCCGTAGAGCCACCATGGGCACTGGCCCTATCCCCATCAAAACCCCCGTCATCCCAGTAAAGACGCCCACGGTGCCTGGCTTTTCCAGCTCACTAGGGGGCAGCAGTGAAGAAGGAGAGGAGCAAGCCAGCCCCGACTCGCCTAACCTGGGAGAAAACGGGGAGCGGGTGGGAATCCTCCATGGGGCATCGTGGAGTGGCCAGGCCTCCATTAACCCTGCTTTGCCACCTGGACCACAAGGTTCACCCGGTGGACCTGAAGACGACCCAGAGGACTGGGATTTTGCGGACCCGCAGAGCGACACTATGCTTCTGGCGATCCGCAGAGGGGTCAGGCTAAAGAAGACCATGACCAACGACCGCTCTGCGCCACGAATTGCGTGA
- the LOC135728164 gene encoding protein MTSS 1-like isoform X1, translating into MMEAVIEKECSALGGLFHTIITDMKSSYPIWEDFINKAVKLQSQLRTTVVAVAAFLDAFQKVADLATSTRGGTRDIGSALTRMCMRHRSIEAKLRHFSMAFIECLINPLQEQMEEWKRGSNTLDKDHAKEYKRARQEIKKKSSDTLKLQKKAKKGRGDIQPQLDSAMQDVSDKYLLLEETEKQAVRKALIEERGRFCVFVSMLKPVVDEEMSMLGEIIHLQTIADDLKALTMDPHKLPPASEQVIHDLKGSDYSWSYQTPPSSPSTTMSRKSSMCSSLNSVNSSDSRSSGSHSHSPSPHYRYRSSTLPQQAPARLSSISSHDSGFISQDAFQSKSPSPMPSESAPQLSNGYDHYTLGESSYLNGGGMGGQYPFFPHAASISSSSSSSSSTLRSWSRPGSALLSDYPHYCTLASGMIPSSKVPSWKDWAKPGPYDQPMVNTLRRKKEPKEVVDANGTSNGTAPSSQPIMANSPPEDAQGARSMTVVPKVDDMEVHEELTLALTRGLHLDTQRSSRDSLQCSSGYSTQTTTPCCSEDTIPSQGVCCEEVLLQTVSDYDYFSVSGEPEGDQQDFDKSSTIPRNSDISQSYRKMFQAKRPASTAGLPSTPGPVIVTPGVATIRRTPSTKPSIRRATMGTGPIPIKTPVIPVKTPTVPGFSSSLGGSSEEGEEQASPDSPNLGENGERVGILHGASWSGQASINPALPPGPQGSPGGPEDDPEDWDFADPQSDTMLLAIRRGVRLKKTMTNDRSAPRIA; encoded by the exons GTGGCACCAGAGACATCGGCTCAGCGCTCACTCGGATGTGCATGAGACACAGAAGCATTGAAGCCAAACTGCGGCACTTCTCTAT GGCATTTATTGAATGTCTGATAAACCCACTTCAGGAGCAAATGGAGGAATGGAAACGAGGGTCAAACACGCTGGATAAAGACCATGCTAAAG AATACAAAAGAGCTAGGCAGGAGATCAAGAAGAAATCTTCAGATACCCTCAAACTCCAAAAGAAAGCAAAGAAAG GGAGAGGAGATATTCAACCACAGCTTGACAGTGCCATGCAGGACGTGAGTGATAAATACCTGCTGCTGGAGGAGACGGAGAAGCAGGCGGTCAGGAAGGCTCTGATCGAGGAGAGAGGACGATTCTGTGTCTTTGTATCTATGCTCAAACCCGTGGTG GATGAAGAAATGTCTATGCTGGGAGAGATCATTCACCTGCAGACCATTGCTGATGACCTGAAGGCTTTGACCATGGACCCACACAAATTGCCACCGGCAAGCGAACAG GTCATACATGATCTGAAAGGTTCAGACTACAGCTGGTCCTACCAAACCCCTCCATCTTCTCCCAGTACTACTATGTCCAGAAAGTCTAGTATGTGCAG CAGTCTGAACAGTGTGAACAGTAGTGACTCCAGATCCAGTGGGTCGCACTCTCACTCCCCTTCCCCACACTATCGCTATCGCAGCTCGACACTGCCGCAGCAGGCCCCGGCGCGCCTCTCCAGCATCTCATCCCACGACTCGGGCTTCATCTCGCAAGACGCCTTCCAGTCCAAGTCACCCTCCCCGATGCCCTCCGAATCGGCCCCGCAG TTATCAAACGGCTATGATCATTACACGCTGGGAGAGTCGTCGTACCTGAACGGCGGGGGAATGGGAGGGCAGTACCCTTTTTTTCCCCACGCCGCCTCCATTTCCTCTTCCtcatcctcctcttcctccacaCTGCGTTCATGGTCACGCCCGGGCTCAGCCCTCCTGTCCGATTACCCCCACTATTGCACCCTGGCCTCAGGCATGATCCCTTCCTCCAAAGTCCCCAGCTGGAAG GACTGGGCTAAACCTGGTCCTTACGATCAGCCCATGGTGAACACACTGAGGAGAAAAAAGGAACCAAAGGAAGTAGTGGACGCAAATGGCACTTCAAATGGCACGGCCCCTTCTTCTCAACCAATCATGGCCAATTCTCCTCCTGAGGATGCTCAGGGGGCCAGAAGCATGACTGTTGTACCAAAG GTGGATGATATGGAGGTCCATGAGGAGTTGACCCTGGCACTGACCCGAGGTCTTCATCTGGACACTCAACGCTCCAGTCGTGACTCTTTACAGTGTTCCAGTGGCTACAGCACTCAGACAACAACACCCTGCTGTTCAGAGGACACCATTCCCTCCCAAGGTGTTTGTTGTGAAGAGGTTTTGCTGCAAACAG tGTCCGACTACGATTACTTTTCTGTAAGTGGAGAACCAGAGGGGGATCAGCAGGATTTCGACAAGTCATCGACTATCCCGCGCAACAGTGACATCAGCCAGTCCTACCGCAAGATGTTTCAAGCCAAGCGTCCGGCTTCCACGGCCGGTCTTCCCTCCACTCCCGGCCCTGTGATCGTCACGCCCGGTGTGGCTACGATCCGTCGTACGCCCTCCACCAAACCCTCCATCCGTAGAGCCACCATGGGCACTGGCCCTATCCCCATCAAAACCCCCGTCATCCCAGTAAAGACGCCCACGGTGCCTGGCTTTTCCAGCTCACTAGGGGGCAGCAGTGAAGAAGGAGAGGAGCAAGCCAGCCCCGACTCGCCTAACCTGGGAGAAAACGGGGAGCGGGTGGGAATCCTCCATGGGGCATCGTGGAGTGGCCAGGCCTCCATTAACCCTGCTTTGCCACCTGGACCACAAGGTTCACCCGGTGGACCTGAAGACGACCCAGAGGACTGGGATTTTGCGGACCCGCAGAGCGACACTATGCTTCTGGCGATCCGCAGAGGGGTCAGGCTAAAGAAGACCATGACCAACGACCGCTCTGCGCCACGAATTGCGTGA
- the LOC135728164 gene encoding protein MTSS 1-like isoform X2, translating into MMEAVIEKECSALGGLFHTIITDMKSSYPIWEDFINKAVKLQSQLRTTVVAVAAFLDAFQKVADLATSTRGGTRDIGSALTRMCMRHRSIEAKLRHFSMAFIECLINPLQEQMEEWKRGSNTLDKDHAKEYKRARQEIKKKSSDTLKLQKKAKKGRGDIQPQLDSAMQDVSDKYLLLEETEKQAVRKALIEERGRFCVFVSMLKPVVDEEMSMLGEIIHLQTIADDLKALTMDPHKLPPASEQVIHDLKGSDYSWSYQTPPSSPSTTMSRKSSMCSSLNSVNSSDSRSSGSHSHSPSPHYRYRSSTLPQQAPARLSSISSHDSGFISQDAFQSKSPSPMPSESAPQLSNGYDHYTLGESSYLNGGGMGGQYPFFPHAASISSSSSSSSSTLRSWSRPGSALLSDYPHYCTLASGMIPSSKVPSWKDWAKPGPYDQPMVNTLRRKKEPKEVVDANGTSNGTAPSSQPIMANSPPEDAQGARSMTVVPKVDDMEVHEELTLALTRGLHLDTQRSSRDSLQCSSGYSTQTTTPCCSEDTIPSQVSDYDYFSVSGEPEGDQQDFDKSSTIPRNSDISQSYRKMFQAKRPASTAGLPSTPGPVIVTPGVATIRRTPSTKPSIRRATMGTGPIPIKTPVIPVKTPTVPGFSSSLGGSSEEGEEQASPDSPNLGENGERVGILHGASWSGQASINPALPPGPQGSPGGPEDDPEDWDFADPQSDTMLLAIRRGVRLKKTMTNDRSAPRIA; encoded by the exons GTGGCACCAGAGACATCGGCTCAGCGCTCACTCGGATGTGCATGAGACACAGAAGCATTGAAGCCAAACTGCGGCACTTCTCTAT GGCATTTATTGAATGTCTGATAAACCCACTTCAGGAGCAAATGGAGGAATGGAAACGAGGGTCAAACACGCTGGATAAAGACCATGCTAAAG AATACAAAAGAGCTAGGCAGGAGATCAAGAAGAAATCTTCAGATACCCTCAAACTCCAAAAGAAAGCAAAGAAAG GGAGAGGAGATATTCAACCACAGCTTGACAGTGCCATGCAGGACGTGAGTGATAAATACCTGCTGCTGGAGGAGACGGAGAAGCAGGCGGTCAGGAAGGCTCTGATCGAGGAGAGAGGACGATTCTGTGTCTTTGTATCTATGCTCAAACCCGTGGTG GATGAAGAAATGTCTATGCTGGGAGAGATCATTCACCTGCAGACCATTGCTGATGACCTGAAGGCTTTGACCATGGACCCACACAAATTGCCACCGGCAAGCGAACAG GTCATACATGATCTGAAAGGTTCAGACTACAGCTGGTCCTACCAAACCCCTCCATCTTCTCCCAGTACTACTATGTCCAGAAAGTCTAGTATGTGCAG CAGTCTGAACAGTGTGAACAGTAGTGACTCCAGATCCAGTGGGTCGCACTCTCACTCCCCTTCCCCACACTATCGCTATCGCAGCTCGACACTGCCGCAGCAGGCCCCGGCGCGCCTCTCCAGCATCTCATCCCACGACTCGGGCTTCATCTCGCAAGACGCCTTCCAGTCCAAGTCACCCTCCCCGATGCCCTCCGAATCGGCCCCGCAG TTATCAAACGGCTATGATCATTACACGCTGGGAGAGTCGTCGTACCTGAACGGCGGGGGAATGGGAGGGCAGTACCCTTTTTTTCCCCACGCCGCCTCCATTTCCTCTTCCtcatcctcctcttcctccacaCTGCGTTCATGGTCACGCCCGGGCTCAGCCCTCCTGTCCGATTACCCCCACTATTGCACCCTGGCCTCAGGCATGATCCCTTCCTCCAAAGTCCCCAGCTGGAAG GACTGGGCTAAACCTGGTCCTTACGATCAGCCCATGGTGAACACACTGAGGAGAAAAAAGGAACCAAAGGAAGTAGTGGACGCAAATGGCACTTCAAATGGCACGGCCCCTTCTTCTCAACCAATCATGGCCAATTCTCCTCCTGAGGATGCTCAGGGGGCCAGAAGCATGACTGTTGTACCAAAG GTGGATGATATGGAGGTCCATGAGGAGTTGACCCTGGCACTGACCCGAGGTCTTCATCTGGACACTCAACGCTCCAGTCGTGACTCTTTACAGTGTTCCAGTGGCTACAGCACTCAGACAACAACACCCTGCTGTTCAGAGGACACCATTCCCTCCCAAG tGTCCGACTACGATTACTTTTCTGTAAGTGGAGAACCAGAGGGGGATCAGCAGGATTTCGACAAGTCATCGACTATCCCGCGCAACAGTGACATCAGCCAGTCCTACCGCAAGATGTTTCAAGCCAAGCGTCCGGCTTCCACGGCCGGTCTTCCCTCCACTCCCGGCCCTGTGATCGTCACGCCCGGTGTGGCTACGATCCGTCGTACGCCCTCCACCAAACCCTCCATCCGTAGAGCCACCATGGGCACTGGCCCTATCCCCATCAAAACCCCCGTCATCCCAGTAAAGACGCCCACGGTGCCTGGCTTTTCCAGCTCACTAGGGGGCAGCAGTGAAGAAGGAGAGGAGCAAGCCAGCCCCGACTCGCCTAACCTGGGAGAAAACGGGGAGCGGGTGGGAATCCTCCATGGGGCATCGTGGAGTGGCCAGGCCTCCATTAACCCTGCTTTGCCACCTGGACCACAAGGTTCACCCGGTGGACCTGAAGACGACCCAGAGGACTGGGATTTTGCGGACCCGCAGAGCGACACTATGCTTCTGGCGATCCGCAGAGGGGTCAGGCTAAAGAAGACCATGACCAACGACCGCTCTGCGCCACGAATTGCGTGA
- the LOC135728164 gene encoding protein MTSS 1-like isoform X6, whose protein sequence is MMEAVIEKECSALGGLFHTIITDMKSSYPIWEDFINKAVKLQSQLRTTVVAVAAFLDAFQKVADLATSTRGGTRDIGSALTRMCMRHRSIEAKLRHFSMAFIECLINPLQEQMEEWKRGSNTLDKDHAKEYKRARQEIKKKSSDTLKLQKKAKKGRGDIQPQLDSAMQDVSDKYLLLEETEKQAVRKALIEERGRFCVFVSMLKPVVDEEMSMLGEIIHLQTIADDLKALTMDPHKLPPASEQVIHDLKGSDYSWSYQTPPSSPSTTMSRKSSMCSSLNSVNSSDSRSSGSHSHSPSPHYRYRSSTLPQQAPARLSSISSHDSGFISQDAFQSKSPSPMPSESAPQTTSSSASSDASETCQSISECSSPTSIGSGGAASCSEKDWAKPGPYDQPMVNTLRRKKEPKEVVDANGTSNGTAPSSQPIMANSPPEDAQGARSMTVVPKVDDMEVHEELTLALTRGLHLDTQRSSRDSLQCSSGYSTQTTTPCCSEDTIPSQVSDYDYFSVSGEPEGDQQDFDKSSTIPRNSDISQSYRKMFQAKRPASTAGLPSTPGPVIVTPGVATIRRTPSTKPSIRRATMGTGPIPIKTPVIPVKTPTVPGFSSSLGGSSEEGEEQASPDSPNLGENGERVGILHGASWSGQASINPALPPGPQGSPGGPEDDPEDWDFADPQSDTMLLAIRRGVRLKKTMTNDRSAPRIA, encoded by the exons GTGGCACCAGAGACATCGGCTCAGCGCTCACTCGGATGTGCATGAGACACAGAAGCATTGAAGCCAAACTGCGGCACTTCTCTAT GGCATTTATTGAATGTCTGATAAACCCACTTCAGGAGCAAATGGAGGAATGGAAACGAGGGTCAAACACGCTGGATAAAGACCATGCTAAAG AATACAAAAGAGCTAGGCAGGAGATCAAGAAGAAATCTTCAGATACCCTCAAACTCCAAAAGAAAGCAAAGAAAG GGAGAGGAGATATTCAACCACAGCTTGACAGTGCCATGCAGGACGTGAGTGATAAATACCTGCTGCTGGAGGAGACGGAGAAGCAGGCGGTCAGGAAGGCTCTGATCGAGGAGAGAGGACGATTCTGTGTCTTTGTATCTATGCTCAAACCCGTGGTG GATGAAGAAATGTCTATGCTGGGAGAGATCATTCACCTGCAGACCATTGCTGATGACCTGAAGGCTTTGACCATGGACCCACACAAATTGCCACCGGCAAGCGAACAG GTCATACATGATCTGAAAGGTTCAGACTACAGCTGGTCCTACCAAACCCCTCCATCTTCTCCCAGTACTACTATGTCCAGAAAGTCTAGTATGTGCAG CAGTCTGAACAGTGTGAACAGTAGTGACTCCAGATCCAGTGGGTCGCACTCTCACTCCCCTTCCCCACACTATCGCTATCGCAGCTCGACACTGCCGCAGCAGGCCCCGGCGCGCCTCTCCAGCATCTCATCCCACGACTCGGGCTTCATCTCGCAAGACGCCTTCCAGTCCAAGTCACCCTCCCCGATGCCCTCCGAATCGGCCCCGCAG ACAACCTCTAGCTCCGCCTCCTCGGATGCCTCtgagacctgtcaatcaatcaGCGAGTGCAGTTCTCCCACTTCCATTGGCTCAGGTGGCGCCGCTTCCTGTTCAGAAAAG GACTGGGCTAAACCTGGTCCTTACGATCAGCCCATGGTGAACACACTGAGGAGAAAAAAGGAACCAAAGGAAGTAGTGGACGCAAATGGCACTTCAAATGGCACGGCCCCTTCTTCTCAACCAATCATGGCCAATTCTCCTCCTGAGGATGCTCAGGGGGCCAGAAGCATGACTGTTGTACCAAAG GTGGATGATATGGAGGTCCATGAGGAGTTGACCCTGGCACTGACCCGAGGTCTTCATCTGGACACTCAACGCTCCAGTCGTGACTCTTTACAGTGTTCCAGTGGCTACAGCACTCAGACAACAACACCCTGCTGTTCAGAGGACACCATTCCCTCCCAAG tGTCCGACTACGATTACTTTTCTGTAAGTGGAGAACCAGAGGGGGATCAGCAGGATTTCGACAAGTCATCGACTATCCCGCGCAACAGTGACATCAGCCAGTCCTACCGCAAGATGTTTCAAGCCAAGCGTCCGGCTTCCACGGCCGGTCTTCCCTCCACTCCCGGCCCTGTGATCGTCACGCCCGGTGTGGCTACGATCCGTCGTACGCCCTCCACCAAACCCTCCATCCGTAGAGCCACCATGGGCACTGGCCCTATCCCCATCAAAACCCCCGTCATCCCAGTAAAGACGCCCACGGTGCCTGGCTTTTCCAGCTCACTAGGGGGCAGCAGTGAAGAAGGAGAGGAGCAAGCCAGCCCCGACTCGCCTAACCTGGGAGAAAACGGGGAGCGGGTGGGAATCCTCCATGGGGCATCGTGGAGTGGCCAGGCCTCCATTAACCCTGCTTTGCCACCTGGACCACAAGGTTCACCCGGTGGACCTGAAGACGACCCAGAGGACTGGGATTTTGCGGACCCGCAGAGCGACACTATGCTTCTGGCGATCCGCAGAGGGGTCAGGCTAAAGAAGACCATGACCAACGACCGCTCTGCGCCACGAATTGCGTGA